The Prionailurus viverrinus isolate Anna chromosome C1, UM_Priviv_1.0, whole genome shotgun sequence DNA window gagaaaggcCAGCATGGCGTTAGTGGCATGCACCAGGCCGAAGCTGATCCAGGAGTGCACGTGGCAGTGCACCAGCGCCTCTGTGGGCAGTACCCGCCAGTCCGTCACCACCTCTGGCGGGAAGGCTACCAGGTACCAGGCACACCATGCGGCTTCTGCCAGCATAGCAAGCAGCACTACcagccagccccagggcccccGCAGGTGGCCACGCATCTTCTCAGCCCAGCTTGGTGGCAGCTCCGACCCCACAAATATCTCGGCCGCTTGCAGGAAAAGCGTGCTCAGGCAGCCAGTGAGTGGGAGGTGGAACAGTGGCTGCTGGGCTAGGCAGCTGGCAGGGCCTGGCTGGCCAGGGAacaggaggacactgaggcagaCCAGGCCCAGGCAGGCCAGGCCAAAGCAGGCCCGTGGCCCACCTGAGGCCTGAACCAGCGGGCTGTCCGAGTGCCAGAGGAAGAGCCCCAGGGCCGCCAGCGCCAGGCCCAGCGCCAGAGCCAGCAGCGCGAGCAGTAGCAGCACAGCTGGCTCCCCCCATGCCAGGAACATGGGCTTGCGGGGGAAGCAGCGTGTGCTCCGGTCTGGGGACCACTGGTCCTGGTCACACTGGGTGCAGAGGAGGTCATCTGTggtgtgggaggagagggggggcACTGGGGGGACGGGCTCTGCCACCACACTCCCACCTGCCGTGGCCTCAGAGTTGGGCTTGCAGCCAGGACGTGAGACCGTGCGGGTCCCCGCCCCTGCTCAGCCTCAGGGAGGCGCTCACCTGGGTGGCGCTGATAACTGCCCGCCTTGCAGTCCACGCAGTCGTAACAGCAAGAGTGGAAGCCCTTCACGCGGCGCACCTGGCCCTCCTTGCACTGCCGGGAGCACTGGGACACGGGCTGCTGGCATAGGGCCTCGGGGCTCGGGCTGTGCTCAGCTTGGTGCACCCGCCCGGACCTGTGGACGGTCCCCCACTGCGCCCCAGGCAGGGCCAGAGCTCTCTCCCGGCTGAGGGGAAAGCTGCTGTGCAGCTGGGGACCGGCCACCCAGTGCTCACCTGCTTCCCCGGCGTGTGCCAGCACATCTGAGAGCGCCAGAGCTCCAGGCGGCCCTTGAAGGTGCCTACGGTGCGCAGCTCGGGCGTCGGGTCCTGCCACACCCACAGTTTCAGGTGGTAATCCACGTTCACGTTCCCGCTGGCGTCGAACTGCAGTGCCAGGCCGCGAGCACGGAAGCTCACGTTGTACATGTTCTCTAGGAGCTGACGGGTGCGTTGGAGCAGGTGGGTGGGGCCGGGCCAGGCCGGCCGGAGCTGCCGCCAGCCCAGATTCCCCACTGAAATTCCCCGCTCTCGGGAGGGTGGGGGCTCCTCGGCCTTACCTGCCAGGGCCGCACAGGCTCCCGCCTGGGGCAGCCCGAGGCATTGCAGCGCAGTGTGTTGTGAAGGGCCTGGGCCACGCCATACACAGCCGCGTAGGCAGCGAAGGTCTGGTGGTGCAGCAGCCCCGCAGATAGGTTCTCTAGCGTGACGTGGTCACATTGGGGGCAGCGGGGCCCCACCACGTGCTCCTCCAGGCCTGGCTGTTCAGCGTCCAGCGAGGCGCAGAAGGCGGGGTCAGCGGCCAGGGCCAGGCGGGTCCGCACGTAGGATGGGAACTCTGGCATCGGGGCGCCCTGCTGCAGGAAGCCCAGCACGGTGCCCACCCCAGGCATGCCGGGCAGCGTCATGACCAGGTCTGAGGTCAGCCAGGCCTCACTGGCCACCCACACCTTGGG harbors:
- the TAS1R3 gene encoding taste receptor type 1 member 3 isoform X2 encodes the protein MPGLALLGLTALLGLMALLDHGEGATSCLSQQLRMQGDYVLGGLFPLGSAEGTGLGDRLQPNATVCTRFSSLGLLWALAVKMAVEEINNGSALLPGLHLGYDLFDTCSEPMVAMKPSLAFMAKAGSCSIAAYCNYTQYQPRVLAVIGPHSSELALVTGKFFSFFLVPQVSYGASTDRLSNREIFPSFFRTVPSDRVQVAAMVELLQELGWNWVAAVGSDDEYGRQGLSLFSGLANARGICIAHEGLVPLPPGSLRLGALQGLLRQVNQSSVQVVVLFSSAHAARTLFSNSIRRKLSPKVWVASEAWLTSDLVMTLPGMPGVGTVLGFLQQGAPMPEFPSYVRTRLALAADPAFCASLDAEQPGLEEHVVGPRCPQCDHVTLENLSAGLLHHQTFAAYAAVYGVAQALHNTLRCNASGCPRREPVRPWQLLENMYNVSFRARGLALQFDASGNVNVDYHLKLWVWQDPTPELRTVGTFKGRLELWRSQMCWHTPGKQPVSQCSRQCKEGQVRRVKGFHSCCYDCVDCKAGSYQRHPDDLLCTQCDQDQWSPDRSTRCFPRKPMFLAWGEPAVLLLLALLALALGLALAALGLFLWHSDSPLVQASGGPRACFGLACLGLVCLSVLLFPGQPGPASCLAQQPLFHLPLTGCLSTLFLQAAEIFVGSELPPSWAEKMRGHLRGPWGWLVVLLAMLAEAAWCAWYLVAFPPEVVTDWRVLPTEALVHCHVHSWISFGLVHATNAMLAFLCFLGTFLVQSRPGRYNGARGLTFAMLAYFITWISFVPLFANVHVAYQPAVQMGAILLCALGILATFHLPKCYLLLQRPELNTPEFFLEDNARAQGSSWGQGRGESGQKQVTPDPVTSPQ
- the TAS1R3 gene encoding taste receptor type 1 member 3 isoform X1, producing the protein MPGLALLGLTALLGLMALLDHGEGATSCLSQQLRMQGDYVLGGLFPLGSAEGTGLGDRLQPNATVCTRFSSLGLLWALAVKMAVEEINNGSALLPGLHLGYDLFDTCSEPMVAMKPSLAFMAKAGSCSIAAYCNYTQYQPRVLAVIGPHSSELALVTGKFFSFFLVPQVSYGASTDRLSNREIFPSFFRTVPSDRVQVAAMVELLQELGWNWVAAVGSDDEYGRQGLSLFSGLANARGICIAHEGLVPLPPGSLRLGALQGLLRQVNQSSVQVVVLFSSAHAARTLFSNSIRRKLSPKVWVASEAWLTSDLVMTLPGMPGVGTVLGFLQQGAPMPEFPSYVRTRLALAADPAFCASLDAEQPGLEEHVVGPRCPQCDHVTLENLSAGLLHHQTFAAYAAVYGVAQALHNTLRCNASGCPRREPVRPWQLLENMYNVSFRARGLALQFDASGNVNVDYHLKLWVWQDPTPELRTVGTFKGRLELWRSQMCWHTPGKQQPVSQCSRQCKEGQVRRVKGFHSCCYDCVDCKAGSYQRHPDDLLCTQCDQDQWSPDRSTRCFPRKPMFLAWGEPAVLLLLALLALALGLALAALGLFLWHSDSPLVQASGGPRACFGLACLGLVCLSVLLFPGQPGPASCLAQQPLFHLPLTGCLSTLFLQAAEIFVGSELPPSWAEKMRGHLRGPWGWLVVLLAMLAEAAWCAWYLVAFPPEVVTDWRVLPTEALVHCHVHSWISFGLVHATNAMLAFLCFLGTFLVQSRPGRYNGARGLTFAMLAYFITWISFVPLFANVHVAYQPAVQMGAILLCALGILATFHLPKCYLLLQRPELNTPEFFLEDNARAQGSSWGQGRGESGQKQVTPDPVTSPQ
- the TAS1R3 gene encoding taste receptor type 1 member 3 isoform X3, with amino-acid sequence MPPCAPVSAPRAGRHRAPLVRARPRHRQVLQLLPCASGAPPPHLSRCHPPPLALPTGAPTSGGASRPLQVSYGASTDRLSNREIFPSFFRTVPSDRVQVAAMVELLQELGWNWVAAVGSDDEYGRQGLSLFSGLANARGICIAHEGLVPLPPGSLRLGALQGLLRQVNQSSVQVVVLFSSAHAARTLFSNSIRRKLSPKVWVASEAWLTSDLVMTLPGMPGVGTVLGFLQQGAPMPEFPSYVRTRLALAADPAFCASLDAEQPGLEEHVVGPRCPQCDHVTLENLSAGLLHHQTFAAYAAVYGVAQALHNTLRCNASGCPRREPVRPWQLLENMYNVSFRARGLALQFDASGNVNVDYHLKLWVWQDPTPELRTVGTFKGRLELWRSQMCWHTPGKQQPVSQCSRQCKEGQVRRVKGFHSCCYDCVDCKAGSYQRHPDDLLCTQCDQDQWSPDRSTRCFPRKPMFLAWGEPAVLLLLALLALALGLALAALGLFLWHSDSPLVQASGGPRACFGLACLGLVCLSVLLFPGQPGPASCLAQQPLFHLPLTGCLSTLFLQAAEIFVGSELPPSWAEKMRGHLRGPWGWLVVLLAMLAEAAWCAWYLVAFPPEVVTDWRVLPTEALVHCHVHSWISFGLVHATNAMLAFLCFLGTFLVQSRPGRYNGARGLTFAMLAYFITWISFVPLFANVHVAYQPAVQMGAILLCALGILATFHLPKCYLLLQRPELNTPEFFLEDNARAQGSSWGQGRGESGQKQVTPDPVTSPQ